From Medicago truncatula cultivar Jemalong A17 chromosome 7, MtrunA17r5.0-ANR, whole genome shotgun sequence, a single genomic window includes:
- the LOC11429911 gene encoding growth-regulating factor 3 isoform X1 — MDFPTKQWRNQQHESEKQHSTKMPKLLHPAQSQSQSHSHQQSPALPLFLPQPNTKVTNLSDSALPSNNRFPRIGMGSHFSLSQWQELELQALIFRYMLVGASVPPELLQPIKKSLLHSSPYFLHHYQPTALLQSGYWGRGAMDPEPGRCRRTDGKKWRCARDVVAGQKYCERHMHRGRNRSRKPVELPTPTSNGGGSFSALSSISSQPLVTSSFKSPFDLHFTERSTGTKIEEKSLCESDDHVGGDGRPGGQMLRHFFDDWPRSLQDSDNAENNGGSSSTCLSISMPGNNNTSSSSSDVSLKLSTGYGEEPCPRNENVGLVQTEQQQQQLQLNWIGGWNSGNQVSSMGGPLAEALRSSTSTSSPTSVLHQLPRCSGSQTSYIST, encoded by the exons atggACTTTCCTACGAAACAATGGAGAAACCAACAGCATGAGTCAGAGAAACAACATTCCACAAAGATGCCAAAACTTCTTCACCCTGCTCAATCTCAATCCCAATCCCATTCCCATCAACAATCACCTGCACTTCCTTTGTTTCTACCTCAACCCAACACCAAAGTCACCAACTTGTCAGATTCAGCATTACCTTCCAACAACAGATTTCCCA GAATAGGAATGGGAAGCCATTTCAGCTTATCTCAATGGCAAGAACTTGAGTTACAAGCTTTGATATTTAGGTACATGTTGGTTGGTGCTTCTGTTCCTCCTGAACTTCTTCAACCTATCAAGAAAAGTCTTCTTCATTCATCTccttattttcttcatcattatCAACCTACAGCAT TGTTGCAAAGTGGGTATTGGGGAAGAGGAGCAATGGATCCAGAGCCAGGTCGTTGCCGGAGAACAGACGGTAAAAAGTGGCGGTGTGCGAGGGATGTGGTGGCTGGACAAAAGTACTGTGAAAGACACATGCATCGTGGTAGAAACCGTTCAAGAAAGCCTGTGGAACTTCCCACACCAACTAGTAATGGCGGTGGATCTTTCTCTGCtttgtcttctatttcttcacAGCCTCTTGTCACTTCCTCATTCAAATCTCCTTTTGATCTTCACTTTACTGAACG CTCCACTGGGACCAAAATTGAAGAGAAGAGCTTATGTGAAAGCGATGATCATGTGGGTGGGGATGGAAGACCAGGTGGGCAAATGCTAAGGCATTTCTTTGACGATTGGCCACGATCACTGCAAGACTCTGACAATGCTGAAAACAATGGTGGGTCATCCTCCACATGTCTCTCAATTTCAATGCCAGGAAATAACaacacttcttcttcttcttcagatgTGTCATTGAAATTGTCCACTGGCTATGGAGAAGAACCATGTCCAAGAAATGAGAATGTGGGCCTAGTACAAACtgagcagcaacaacaacaacttcaattgAATTGGATCGGAGGATGGAATTCAGGTAATCAAGTGTCTTCAATGGGAGGACCACTTGCTGAGGCACTTAGATCATCTACTTCAACTTCTTCACCTACTAGTGTTTTACATCAATTGCCACGTTGTTCTGGTTCTCAAACCAGCTACATTAGCACCTAA
- the LOC11427173 gene encoding 1,4-alpha-glucan-branching enzyme 1, chloroplastic/amyloplastic isoform X1 — translation MVYTISGIRFPVVPSLNKSSLRGGDRRTSSSHSFFLKKNSSSFSKTSLYAKFSHDSETKSSTIAESDKVLIPEDQDNSASVTDQLENPDITSEDAQSFQNLEDLTMKDENKYNVDEAASSYREVGDDKGSVMPSSLVDVKTDAQAKKTSVHSDKKVKTDKPKVIPPPGAGQKIYEIDTFLQAHRQHLDFRYGQYKKIREEIDKYEGGLDAFSRGYEKLGFTRSATGITYREWAPGAKSAALVGDFNNWNPNADVMTRDDFGVWEIFLPNNADGSPPIPHGSRVKIHMDTPSGIKDSIPAWIKFSVQAPGEIPYNGIYYDPPEEEKYVFKHPQPKRPQSIRIYEAHVGMSSPEPKINTYANFRDDVLPRIKKLGYNAVQIMAIQEHSYYASFGYHVTNFFAPSSRFGTPEDLKSLIDRAHELGLLVLMDIVHSHASSNTLDGLNMFDGTDAHYFHSGSRGYHWMWDSRLFNYGSWEVLRYLLSNARWWLDEYKFDGFRFDGVTSMMYTHHGLQVSFTGNYNEYFGFATDVEAVVYLMLVNDLIHGLYPEAVSIGEDVSGMPTFCLPTQDGGIGFNYRLHMAVADKWIDLLKKKDEDWRMGDIVHTLTNRRWLENCVVYAESHDQALVGDKTLAFWLMDKDMYDFMALDRPSTPLIDRGIALHKMIRLITMGLGGEGYLNFMGNEFGHPEWIDFPRGDQHLPNGTVVPGNNNSYDKCRRRFDLGDAEYLRYHGMQEFDRAMQHLEERYGFMISEHQYISRKNEGDRVIIFERDNLVFVFNFHWTNSYSDYKVGCLKPGKYKIVLDSDESLFGGFNRLNHTAEYFTSEGWYDDRPRSFLVYAPCRTAVVYALVDGVESEPVELSVGVESETIQQSVEVEP, via the exons ATGGTTTATACCATTTCTGGAATTCGATTTCCCGTTGTTCCTTCTCTGAATAAGTCCAGCTTACGTGGTGGCGATCGCAGAACTTCTTCTTCTCACTCCTTCTTTCTCAAGAAGAATTCATCATCATTCTCGA AGACTTCACTATATGCAAAGTTTTCCCATGATTCTGAAACCAAATCTTCCACAATTGCTGAATCTGATAAAGTACTTATTCCAGAAGATCAAGATAACTCTGCATCCGTGACGGATCAACTTGAAAATCCTGATATAACCTCAGAGGATGCACAG tcttttcagAACTTGGAGGATTTAACCATGAAAGATGAGAATAAGTACAATGTTGATGAAGCAGCTAGCAGTTATAGAGAGGTCGGGGATGACAAAGGTTCTGTTATGCCATCATCACTTGTGGATGTTAAAACTGACGCTCAAGCCAAGAAGACATCAGTTCATTcagacaagaaagtaaaaacagATAAACCTAAGGTCATTCCTCCACCTGGTGCTGGACAGAAAATATATGAGATTGATACATTTTTACAAGCACACCGTCAGCATCTTGATTTCCG CTATGGACAGTACAAAAAAATTCGGGAGGAAATTGACAAGTATGAAGGTGGTCTTGATGCATTTTCTCGTGGGTACGAAAAGTTAGGCTTCACACGCAG TGCTACAGGCATTACTTACAGAGAGTGGGCACCTGGAGCTAAG TCAGCAGCATTAGTTGGAGATTTCAATAATTGGAATCCAAATGCAGATGTAATGACCCGG GACGATTTTGGTGTGTGGGAGATCTTCTTGCCAAATAATGCCGATGGTTCACCACCAATTCCTCATGGTTCTCGAGTCAAG aTCCACATGGATACACCCTCTGGGATCAAGGACTCAATTCCTGCTTGGATCAAATTCTCTGTACAGGCTCCTGGTGAAATTCCATATAATGGAATATACTATGATCCCCCAGAGGAG GAAAAATATGTCTTCAAACATCCACAGCCAAAGCGACCGCAATCAATTAGGATATATGAGGCACATGTTGGAATGAGTAGCCCA GAGCCAAAAATCAACACATATGCCAATTTTAGAGATGATGTACTGCCTCGCATTAAAAAGCTTGGCTATAATGCTGTCCAGATTATGGCTATCCAAGAACATTCTTACTATGCTAGCTTTGG GTACCATGTTACTAATTTCTTTGCACCTAGCAGTCGGTTTGGAACTCCAGAAGATCTTAAGTCTCTGATAGACAGAGCCCATGAACTAGGCCTGCTTGTTCTGATGGATATTGTACATAG CCATGCATCAAGTAATACATTGGATGGCCTCAACATGTTTGATGGAACCGATGCTCATTATTTCCATTCTGGTTCACGGGGTTATCATTGGATGTGGGATTCTCGCCTTTTTAACTATGGAAGCTGGGAA gtCCTAAGGTATCTACTTTCAAATGCTAGATGGTGGCTGGATGAATATAAGTTTGATGGGTTTCGATTTGATGGTGTCACATCAATGATGTACACTCATCATGGACTGCAG GTATCTTTTACTGGAAATTACAATGAGTATTTTGGTTTTGCAACTGATGTTGAAGCTGTGGTTTACCTGATGCTTGTTAATGATCTCATTCATGGGCTCTATCCTGAAGCTGTTTCAATTGGTGAAGAT GTGAGTGGAATGCCAACATTCTGCCTTCCAACACAAGATGGTGGGATTGGCTTTAACTATCGCTTGCATATGGCCGTTGCAGACAAGTGGATTGACCTTCTTAA GAAAAAGGATGAAGATTGGAGAATGGGTGATATAGTCCACACACTGACAAACAGAAGGTGGCTAGAAAATTGTGTGGTTTATGCTGAAAGTCATGACCAAGCCTTGGTTGGTGACAAGACACTAGCATTTTGGTTGATGGACAAG GATATGTATGACTTCATGGCTTTAGACAGACCATCTACTCCTCTAATCGATCGTGGTATTGCATTACACAAAATGATTAGGCTTATTACTATGGGCCTTGGTGGTGAAGGGTATTTAAATTTTATGGGGAATGAATTCGGCCATCCTG AGTGGATCGATTTTCCAAGGGGTGATCAACATCTTCCTAATGGCACAGTAGTTCCTGGGAATAACAACAGTTATGATAAATGCAGGCGTAGATTTGACTTG GGTGATGCAGAATATCTAAGATATCATGGAATGCAAGAATTTGATCGAGCTATGCAGCACCTAGAAGAAAGATATGGT TTCATGATTTCTGAGCACCAATATATTTCAAGGAAAAATGAAGGTGACAGAGTTATAATCTTTGAAAGGGACAACCTGGTCTTTGTATTCAATTTTCACTGGACCAACAGTTATTCAGATTACAAAGTTGGCTGTTTAAAGCCAGGGAAATATAAG ATTGTCTTGGATTCAGATGAGTCCTTGTTTGGTGGCTTCAATAGGCTCAATCATACTGCTGAGTACTTCACTTCG GAAGGATGGTATGATGACCGGCCTCGTTCCTTCCTCGTTTATGCACCTTGTAGAACAGCAGTGGTATATGCTCTTGTAGATGGAGTTGAATCAGAGCCGGTTGAACTGTCAGTTGGAGTTGAATCAGAGACAATTCAACAATCAGTTGAAGTTGAACCCTGA
- the LOC11427173 gene encoding 1,4-alpha-glucan-branching enzyme 1, chloroplastic/amyloplastic isoform X3 — translation MYMRVSEQVINQAFEIQHQYFVDYKTSLYAKFSHDSETKSSTIAESDKVLIPEDQDNSASVTDQLENPDITSEDAQSFQNLEDLTMKDENKYNVDEAASSYREVGDDKGSVMPSSLVDVKTDAQAKKTSVHSDKKVKTDKPKVIPPPGAGQKIYEIDTFLQAHRQHLDFRYGQYKKIREEIDKYEGGLDAFSRGYEKLGFTRSATGITYREWAPGAKSAALVGDFNNWNPNADVMTRDDFGVWEIFLPNNADGSPPIPHGSRVKIHMDTPSGIKDSIPAWIKFSVQAPGEIPYNGIYYDPPEEEKYVFKHPQPKRPQSIRIYEAHVGMSSPEPKINTYANFRDDVLPRIKKLGYNAVQIMAIQEHSYYASFGYHVTNFFAPSSRFGTPEDLKSLIDRAHELGLLVLMDIVHSHASSNTLDGLNMFDGTDAHYFHSGSRGYHWMWDSRLFNYGSWEVLRYLLSNARWWLDEYKFDGFRFDGVTSMMYTHHGLQVSFTGNYNEYFGFATDVEAVVYLMLVNDLIHGLYPEAVSIGEDVSGMPTFCLPTQDGGIGFNYRLHMAVADKWIDLLKKKDEDWRMGDIVHTLTNRRWLENCVVYAESHDQALVGDKTLAFWLMDKDMYDFMALDRPSTPLIDRGIALHKMIRLITMGLGGEGYLNFMGNEFGHPEWIDFPRGDQHLPNGTVVPGNNNSYDKCRRRFDLGDAEYLRYHGMQEFDRAMQHLEERYGFMISEHQYISRKNEGDRVIIFERDNLVFVFNFHWTNSYSDYKVGCLKPGKYKIVLDSDESLFGGFNRLNHTAEYFTSEGWYDDRPRSFLVYAPCRTAVVYALVDGVESEPVELSVGVESETIQQSVEVEP, via the exons ATGTATATGCGTGTTTCAGAGCAAGTGATAAACCAAGCATTTGAAATTCAGCACCAGTACTTTGTTGACTACA AGACTTCACTATATGCAAAGTTTTCCCATGATTCTGAAACCAAATCTTCCACAATTGCTGAATCTGATAAAGTACTTATTCCAGAAGATCAAGATAACTCTGCATCCGTGACGGATCAACTTGAAAATCCTGATATAACCTCAGAGGATGCACAG tcttttcagAACTTGGAGGATTTAACCATGAAAGATGAGAATAAGTACAATGTTGATGAAGCAGCTAGCAGTTATAGAGAGGTCGGGGATGACAAAGGTTCTGTTATGCCATCATCACTTGTGGATGTTAAAACTGACGCTCAAGCCAAGAAGACATCAGTTCATTcagacaagaaagtaaaaacagATAAACCTAAGGTCATTCCTCCACCTGGTGCTGGACAGAAAATATATGAGATTGATACATTTTTACAAGCACACCGTCAGCATCTTGATTTCCG CTATGGACAGTACAAAAAAATTCGGGAGGAAATTGACAAGTATGAAGGTGGTCTTGATGCATTTTCTCGTGGGTACGAAAAGTTAGGCTTCACACGCAG TGCTACAGGCATTACTTACAGAGAGTGGGCACCTGGAGCTAAG TCAGCAGCATTAGTTGGAGATTTCAATAATTGGAATCCAAATGCAGATGTAATGACCCGG GACGATTTTGGTGTGTGGGAGATCTTCTTGCCAAATAATGCCGATGGTTCACCACCAATTCCTCATGGTTCTCGAGTCAAG aTCCACATGGATACACCCTCTGGGATCAAGGACTCAATTCCTGCTTGGATCAAATTCTCTGTACAGGCTCCTGGTGAAATTCCATATAATGGAATATACTATGATCCCCCAGAGGAG GAAAAATATGTCTTCAAACATCCACAGCCAAAGCGACCGCAATCAATTAGGATATATGAGGCACATGTTGGAATGAGTAGCCCA GAGCCAAAAATCAACACATATGCCAATTTTAGAGATGATGTACTGCCTCGCATTAAAAAGCTTGGCTATAATGCTGTCCAGATTATGGCTATCCAAGAACATTCTTACTATGCTAGCTTTGG GTACCATGTTACTAATTTCTTTGCACCTAGCAGTCGGTTTGGAACTCCAGAAGATCTTAAGTCTCTGATAGACAGAGCCCATGAACTAGGCCTGCTTGTTCTGATGGATATTGTACATAG CCATGCATCAAGTAATACATTGGATGGCCTCAACATGTTTGATGGAACCGATGCTCATTATTTCCATTCTGGTTCACGGGGTTATCATTGGATGTGGGATTCTCGCCTTTTTAACTATGGAAGCTGGGAA gtCCTAAGGTATCTACTTTCAAATGCTAGATGGTGGCTGGATGAATATAAGTTTGATGGGTTTCGATTTGATGGTGTCACATCAATGATGTACACTCATCATGGACTGCAG GTATCTTTTACTGGAAATTACAATGAGTATTTTGGTTTTGCAACTGATGTTGAAGCTGTGGTTTACCTGATGCTTGTTAATGATCTCATTCATGGGCTCTATCCTGAAGCTGTTTCAATTGGTGAAGAT GTGAGTGGAATGCCAACATTCTGCCTTCCAACACAAGATGGTGGGATTGGCTTTAACTATCGCTTGCATATGGCCGTTGCAGACAAGTGGATTGACCTTCTTAA GAAAAAGGATGAAGATTGGAGAATGGGTGATATAGTCCACACACTGACAAACAGAAGGTGGCTAGAAAATTGTGTGGTTTATGCTGAAAGTCATGACCAAGCCTTGGTTGGTGACAAGACACTAGCATTTTGGTTGATGGACAAG GATATGTATGACTTCATGGCTTTAGACAGACCATCTACTCCTCTAATCGATCGTGGTATTGCATTACACAAAATGATTAGGCTTATTACTATGGGCCTTGGTGGTGAAGGGTATTTAAATTTTATGGGGAATGAATTCGGCCATCCTG AGTGGATCGATTTTCCAAGGGGTGATCAACATCTTCCTAATGGCACAGTAGTTCCTGGGAATAACAACAGTTATGATAAATGCAGGCGTAGATTTGACTTG GGTGATGCAGAATATCTAAGATATCATGGAATGCAAGAATTTGATCGAGCTATGCAGCACCTAGAAGAAAGATATGGT TTCATGATTTCTGAGCACCAATATATTTCAAGGAAAAATGAAGGTGACAGAGTTATAATCTTTGAAAGGGACAACCTGGTCTTTGTATTCAATTTTCACTGGACCAACAGTTATTCAGATTACAAAGTTGGCTGTTTAAAGCCAGGGAAATATAAG ATTGTCTTGGATTCAGATGAGTCCTTGTTTGGTGGCTTCAATAGGCTCAATCATACTGCTGAGTACTTCACTTCG GAAGGATGGTATGATGACCGGCCTCGTTCCTTCCTCGTTTATGCACCTTGTAGAACAGCAGTGGTATATGCTCTTGTAGATGGAGTTGAATCAGAGCCGGTTGAACTGTCAGTTGGAGTTGAATCAGAGACAATTCAACAATCAGTTGAAGTTGAACCCTGA
- the LOC11429911 gene encoding growth-regulating factor 3 isoform X2, which yields MDFPTKQWRNQQHESEKQHSTKMPKLLHPAQSQSQSHSHQQSPALPLFLPQPNTKVTNLSDSALPSNNRFPRIGMGSHFSLSQWQELELQALIFRYMLVGASVPPELLQPIKKSLLHSSPYFLHHYQPTALLQSGYWGRGAMDPEPGRCRRTDGKKWRCARDVVAGQKYCERHMHRGRNRSRKPVELPTPTSNGGGSFSALSSISSQPLVTSSFKSPFDLHFTERSTGTKIEEKSLCESDDHVGGDGRPGGQMLRHFFDDWPRSLQDSDNAENNDVSLKLSTGYGEEPCPRNENVGLVQTEQQQQQLQLNWIGGWNSGNQVSSMGGPLAEALRSSTSTSSPTSVLHQLPRCSGSQTSYIST from the exons atggACTTTCCTACGAAACAATGGAGAAACCAACAGCATGAGTCAGAGAAACAACATTCCACAAAGATGCCAAAACTTCTTCACCCTGCTCAATCTCAATCCCAATCCCATTCCCATCAACAATCACCTGCACTTCCTTTGTTTCTACCTCAACCCAACACCAAAGTCACCAACTTGTCAGATTCAGCATTACCTTCCAACAACAGATTTCCCA GAATAGGAATGGGAAGCCATTTCAGCTTATCTCAATGGCAAGAACTTGAGTTACAAGCTTTGATATTTAGGTACATGTTGGTTGGTGCTTCTGTTCCTCCTGAACTTCTTCAACCTATCAAGAAAAGTCTTCTTCATTCATCTccttattttcttcatcattatCAACCTACAGCAT TGTTGCAAAGTGGGTATTGGGGAAGAGGAGCAATGGATCCAGAGCCAGGTCGTTGCCGGAGAACAGACGGTAAAAAGTGGCGGTGTGCGAGGGATGTGGTGGCTGGACAAAAGTACTGTGAAAGACACATGCATCGTGGTAGAAACCGTTCAAGAAAGCCTGTGGAACTTCCCACACCAACTAGTAATGGCGGTGGATCTTTCTCTGCtttgtcttctatttcttcacAGCCTCTTGTCACTTCCTCATTCAAATCTCCTTTTGATCTTCACTTTACTGAACG CTCCACTGGGACCAAAATTGAAGAGAAGAGCTTATGTGAAAGCGATGATCATGTGGGTGGGGATGGAAGACCAGGTGGGCAAATGCTAAGGCATTTCTTTGACGATTGGCCACGATCACTGCAAGACTCTGACAATGCTGAAAACAATG atgTGTCATTGAAATTGTCCACTGGCTATGGAGAAGAACCATGTCCAAGAAATGAGAATGTGGGCCTAGTACAAACtgagcagcaacaacaacaacttcaattgAATTGGATCGGAGGATGGAATTCAGGTAATCAAGTGTCTTCAATGGGAGGACCACTTGCTGAGGCACTTAGATCATCTACTTCAACTTCTTCACCTACTAGTGTTTTACATCAATTGCCACGTTGTTCTGGTTCTCAAACCAGCTACATTAGCACCTAA
- the LOC11427173 gene encoding 1,4-alpha-glucan-branching enzyme 1, chloroplastic/amyloplastic isoform X2, whose protein sequence is MVYTISGIRFPVVPSLNKSSLRGGDRRTSSSHSFFLKKNSSSFSKTSLYAKFSHDSETKSSTIAESDKVLIPEDQDNSASVTDQLENPDITSEDAQNLEDLTMKDENKYNVDEAASSYREVGDDKGSVMPSSLVDVKTDAQAKKTSVHSDKKVKTDKPKVIPPPGAGQKIYEIDTFLQAHRQHLDFRYGQYKKIREEIDKYEGGLDAFSRGYEKLGFTRSATGITYREWAPGAKSAALVGDFNNWNPNADVMTRDDFGVWEIFLPNNADGSPPIPHGSRVKIHMDTPSGIKDSIPAWIKFSVQAPGEIPYNGIYYDPPEEEKYVFKHPQPKRPQSIRIYEAHVGMSSPEPKINTYANFRDDVLPRIKKLGYNAVQIMAIQEHSYYASFGYHVTNFFAPSSRFGTPEDLKSLIDRAHELGLLVLMDIVHSHASSNTLDGLNMFDGTDAHYFHSGSRGYHWMWDSRLFNYGSWEVLRYLLSNARWWLDEYKFDGFRFDGVTSMMYTHHGLQVSFTGNYNEYFGFATDVEAVVYLMLVNDLIHGLYPEAVSIGEDVSGMPTFCLPTQDGGIGFNYRLHMAVADKWIDLLKKKDEDWRMGDIVHTLTNRRWLENCVVYAESHDQALVGDKTLAFWLMDKDMYDFMALDRPSTPLIDRGIALHKMIRLITMGLGGEGYLNFMGNEFGHPEWIDFPRGDQHLPNGTVVPGNNNSYDKCRRRFDLGDAEYLRYHGMQEFDRAMQHLEERYGFMISEHQYISRKNEGDRVIIFERDNLVFVFNFHWTNSYSDYKVGCLKPGKYKIVLDSDESLFGGFNRLNHTAEYFTSEGWYDDRPRSFLVYAPCRTAVVYALVDGVESEPVELSVGVESETIQQSVEVEP, encoded by the exons ATGGTTTATACCATTTCTGGAATTCGATTTCCCGTTGTTCCTTCTCTGAATAAGTCCAGCTTACGTGGTGGCGATCGCAGAACTTCTTCTTCTCACTCCTTCTTTCTCAAGAAGAATTCATCATCATTCTCGA AGACTTCACTATATGCAAAGTTTTCCCATGATTCTGAAACCAAATCTTCCACAATTGCTGAATCTGATAAAGTACTTATTCCAGAAGATCAAGATAACTCTGCATCCGTGACGGATCAACTTGAAAATCCTGATATAACCTCAGAGGATGCACAG AACTTGGAGGATTTAACCATGAAAGATGAGAATAAGTACAATGTTGATGAAGCAGCTAGCAGTTATAGAGAGGTCGGGGATGACAAAGGTTCTGTTATGCCATCATCACTTGTGGATGTTAAAACTGACGCTCAAGCCAAGAAGACATCAGTTCATTcagacaagaaagtaaaaacagATAAACCTAAGGTCATTCCTCCACCTGGTGCTGGACAGAAAATATATGAGATTGATACATTTTTACAAGCACACCGTCAGCATCTTGATTTCCG CTATGGACAGTACAAAAAAATTCGGGAGGAAATTGACAAGTATGAAGGTGGTCTTGATGCATTTTCTCGTGGGTACGAAAAGTTAGGCTTCACACGCAG TGCTACAGGCATTACTTACAGAGAGTGGGCACCTGGAGCTAAG TCAGCAGCATTAGTTGGAGATTTCAATAATTGGAATCCAAATGCAGATGTAATGACCCGG GACGATTTTGGTGTGTGGGAGATCTTCTTGCCAAATAATGCCGATGGTTCACCACCAATTCCTCATGGTTCTCGAGTCAAG aTCCACATGGATACACCCTCTGGGATCAAGGACTCAATTCCTGCTTGGATCAAATTCTCTGTACAGGCTCCTGGTGAAATTCCATATAATGGAATATACTATGATCCCCCAGAGGAG GAAAAATATGTCTTCAAACATCCACAGCCAAAGCGACCGCAATCAATTAGGATATATGAGGCACATGTTGGAATGAGTAGCCCA GAGCCAAAAATCAACACATATGCCAATTTTAGAGATGATGTACTGCCTCGCATTAAAAAGCTTGGCTATAATGCTGTCCAGATTATGGCTATCCAAGAACATTCTTACTATGCTAGCTTTGG GTACCATGTTACTAATTTCTTTGCACCTAGCAGTCGGTTTGGAACTCCAGAAGATCTTAAGTCTCTGATAGACAGAGCCCATGAACTAGGCCTGCTTGTTCTGATGGATATTGTACATAG CCATGCATCAAGTAATACATTGGATGGCCTCAACATGTTTGATGGAACCGATGCTCATTATTTCCATTCTGGTTCACGGGGTTATCATTGGATGTGGGATTCTCGCCTTTTTAACTATGGAAGCTGGGAA gtCCTAAGGTATCTACTTTCAAATGCTAGATGGTGGCTGGATGAATATAAGTTTGATGGGTTTCGATTTGATGGTGTCACATCAATGATGTACACTCATCATGGACTGCAG GTATCTTTTACTGGAAATTACAATGAGTATTTTGGTTTTGCAACTGATGTTGAAGCTGTGGTTTACCTGATGCTTGTTAATGATCTCATTCATGGGCTCTATCCTGAAGCTGTTTCAATTGGTGAAGAT GTGAGTGGAATGCCAACATTCTGCCTTCCAACACAAGATGGTGGGATTGGCTTTAACTATCGCTTGCATATGGCCGTTGCAGACAAGTGGATTGACCTTCTTAA GAAAAAGGATGAAGATTGGAGAATGGGTGATATAGTCCACACACTGACAAACAGAAGGTGGCTAGAAAATTGTGTGGTTTATGCTGAAAGTCATGACCAAGCCTTGGTTGGTGACAAGACACTAGCATTTTGGTTGATGGACAAG GATATGTATGACTTCATGGCTTTAGACAGACCATCTACTCCTCTAATCGATCGTGGTATTGCATTACACAAAATGATTAGGCTTATTACTATGGGCCTTGGTGGTGAAGGGTATTTAAATTTTATGGGGAATGAATTCGGCCATCCTG AGTGGATCGATTTTCCAAGGGGTGATCAACATCTTCCTAATGGCACAGTAGTTCCTGGGAATAACAACAGTTATGATAAATGCAGGCGTAGATTTGACTTG GGTGATGCAGAATATCTAAGATATCATGGAATGCAAGAATTTGATCGAGCTATGCAGCACCTAGAAGAAAGATATGGT TTCATGATTTCTGAGCACCAATATATTTCAAGGAAAAATGAAGGTGACAGAGTTATAATCTTTGAAAGGGACAACCTGGTCTTTGTATTCAATTTTCACTGGACCAACAGTTATTCAGATTACAAAGTTGGCTGTTTAAAGCCAGGGAAATATAAG ATTGTCTTGGATTCAGATGAGTCCTTGTTTGGTGGCTTCAATAGGCTCAATCATACTGCTGAGTACTTCACTTCG GAAGGATGGTATGATGACCGGCCTCGTTCCTTCCTCGTTTATGCACCTTGTAGAACAGCAGTGGTATATGCTCTTGTAGATGGAGTTGAATCAGAGCCGGTTGAACTGTCAGTTGGAGTTGAATCAGAGACAATTCAACAATCAGTTGAAGTTGAACCCTGA